From Etheostoma cragini isolate CJK2018 chromosome 10, CSU_Ecrag_1.0, whole genome shotgun sequence, the proteins below share one genomic window:
- the LOC117952086 gene encoding uncharacterized protein LOC117952086, giving the protein MEMNCLTTETPTTASSCSTDPLYDNCPPFAQPGRAREKDMESRVVCPAVTRLPGPCSPQPGLAPAVAKVPTLVAGERGTGTWPDHSYCSWRGGLGRQGWEAELGPGVHRARGGERGEQIGSWGVEDRAPLNQSPTPSQSEEHRSALSLYDNLPDAVTPNSLQEVFDMETSFQEHWQEQMYKALAPEQIQGLMDIEGASEDKSTWSSCEIILAESGSSNQDHNPVQDKKHDKELQLDSGSCGFKQKDPMPHPHPHLTASSPQLSQAGGQVLWPPAEAQQPSWSPRVPPPVPLADPSASALRSVLTSLQQQIVRQREEYEARILSLEQRNEELQVEVVRLKTNLTQQRHWYQAVHAKITESEMTRAAAELRNATLQKEMDQFFDTFGELNNEAKKTEYIVKSF; this is encoded by the exons ATGGAGATGAACTGTCTTACTACTGAGACCCCAACCACAGCCAGCTCCTGCTCCACGGACCCCCTGTACGACAACTGCCCACCTTTTGCCCAGCCAGGGAGGGCCAGGGAAAAGGATATGGAGAGTAGGGTTGTGTGCCCGGCTGTAACCAGACTCCCAGGCCCCTGCAGCCCTCAGCCTGGTTTGGCCCCAGCTGTGGCTAAGGTTCCCACACTGGTCGCTGGGGAAAGAGGGACTGGCACATGGCCAGATCACAGCTACTGCAGCTGGAGAGGAGGCCTGGGAAGACAGGGCTGGGAAGCAGAGCTGGGTCCAGGCGTTCACAgagcaagaggaggagagagaggagaacagATAGGTAGCTGGGGAGTTGAAGACAGAGCTCCTCTGAACCAGAGCCCCACTCCATCCCAGAGCGAGGAGCACAGGagtgctctctctctgtatgaCAACCTTCCAGACGCTGTCACCCCCAACAGCCTCCAAGAGGTCTTTGACATGGAAACGAGCTTCCAGGAGCACTGGCAGGAGCAGATGTACAAAGCGTTAGCCCCTGAGCAGATCCAGGGACTGATGGACATCGAGGGAGCGAGTGAGGACAAAAGCACCTGGTCCTCTTGTGAGATCATCCTCGCTGAAAGCGGTTCCAGTAACCAGGACCACAATCCAGTCCAGGACAAGAAGCATGACAAGGAGCTACAGCTGGACTCGGGATCCTGTGGATTTAAGCAGAAGGACCCAATGCCTCACCCACATCCACATCTTACAGCAAGTTCCCCTCAGCTATCCCAAGCTGGGGGCCAGGTTCTGTGGCCCCCAGCGGAAGCCCAGCAGCCATCCTGGTCTCCCAGGGTGCCTCCCCCCGTTCCCCTGGCAGACCCCTCCGCCAGTGCCCTCCGCAGTGTCCTCACTAGTCTCCAACAGCAAATAgtcagacagagggaggagtACGAGGCACGAATACTCAG CCTAGAGCAAAGAAATGAGGAGCTGCAGGTGGAGGTTGTTCGGTTGAAAACAAACCTCACACAGCAGCGGCACTGGTACCAGGCTGTCCACGCTAAGATCACGGAGTCTGAAATGACCCGGGCCGCCGCAGAACTACGCAATGCAACTCTGCAGAAAGAGATGGATCAGTTCTTTGACACCTTCGGAGAGCTCAACAATGAAGCCAAGAAGACAGAATATATCGTCAAGagtttttga